TCCATACCCCGTTGGTGCAAACGGCAGACTGGGTAACGTTGGTGGTTTTAACGATTTTACCGCTCATTTTCCAGATTTCTTCTTTCTGGTCCCAAGTGGTGTCGTTATCAAAATCAAGTCCCAATGTAGTGGACAGCATCAAGGCCGCCAAATCTTCGGCGTAATCACCGGCTTGTTTATCCGTTTCCCCGAAACTGTGGTGTTCGGACAGATAACCGTGGTGGGTTCTATCTTTCGGGATAGCCACCCCTACGGATGCGGCAATCATGCGGCGGTATTCGTTGCTGGTGTTTCTGCTGATAACACAATGCAGAATTTGGCCCGGGTGTAATTTTTTCAGCCCTTTTTCAATGGGCACGATTTTGCAACCGGGAGGGAAAATGCTGGACACAGGCACCAAGTTGAAACTGGCAATTTTGGCGTCTCTCAACGCTTCTTCAAAACTGGCCAATTTTTCTTT
The DNA window shown above is from Elusimicrobium sp. and carries:
- a CDS encoding arginine decarboxylase, pyruvoyl-dependent, which produces MYEAFVPKEIFLTKGIGRHKEKLASFEEALRDAKIASFNLVPVSSIFPPGCKIVPIEKGLKKLHPGQILHCVISRNTSNEYRRMIAASVGVAIPKDRTHHGYLSEHHSFGETDKQAGDYAEDLAALMLSTTLGLDFDNDTTWDQKEEIWKMSGKIVKTTNVTQSAVCTNGVWTTVIAAAVFVK